The following are from one region of the Flavimobilis soli genome:
- a CDS encoding ABC transporter ATP-binding protein, giving the protein MTATPDSSTATLGVLTDGTAPQAWARGLTKVYGSGETAVTALDGIDVDFASGRFTAIMGPSGSGKSTLMHCMAGLDRVTSGRAVVDGHEIGRMNQRNLTKLRRTHLGFIFQSFNLIPTLTAEENITLPLDIARRPVDRAWFDEVVETVGLRDRLRHRPDELSGGQQQRVACARALVSKPAVIFADEPTGNLDSHSATEVLSFLRRSVEQLGQTVVMVTHDPRAASYAHRVLFLADGRLAADLREPTHDAILAQLAELTPARGEAGRRALPGTGDELLDAAAEVPAR; this is encoded by the coding sequence ATGACCGCCACCCCCGACAGCTCGACCGCGACCCTCGGTGTGCTCACCGACGGCACCGCCCCGCAGGCGTGGGCCCGCGGCCTGACCAAGGTCTACGGCTCGGGCGAGACCGCCGTGACCGCGCTCGACGGGATCGACGTCGACTTCGCGTCCGGCCGCTTCACCGCCATCATGGGCCCCTCCGGCTCCGGCAAGTCCACCCTCATGCACTGCATGGCGGGCCTCGACCGCGTCACGTCCGGCCGCGCCGTCGTCGACGGCCACGAGATCGGCCGCATGAACCAGCGCAACCTCACCAAGCTGCGGCGCACGCACCTCGGCTTCATCTTCCAGTCCTTCAACCTCATCCCGACGCTCACCGCCGAGGAGAACATCACCCTCCCCCTCGACATCGCGCGCCGCCCCGTCGACCGCGCCTGGTTCGACGAGGTCGTCGAGACCGTCGGCCTGCGCGACCGCCTGCGCCACCGCCCCGACGAGCTGTCGGGCGGCCAGCAGCAGCGCGTCGCGTGCGCCCGCGCCCTCGTGTCCAAGCCCGCCGTGATCTTCGCCGACGAGCCGACCGGCAACCTCGACTCGCACTCCGCGACCGAGGTGCTGTCCTTCCTGCGCCGCTCGGTCGAGCAGCTCGGCCAGACCGTCGTCATGGTCACGCACGACCCGCGCGCGGCGTCGTACGCCCACCGCGTCCTGTTCCTCGCCGACGGCCGCCTCGCGGCCGACCTGCGCGAGCCCACGCACGACGCGATCCTCGCCCAGCTCGCGGAGCTCACCCCTGCGCGCGGCGAGGCCGGGCGCCGCGCCCTCCCGGGCACCGGCGACGAGCTGCTCGACGCCGCAGCCGAGGTGCCGGCCCGATGA
- a CDS encoding Gfo/Idh/MocA family protein: protein MSNDASLNQSLPSPTVPDPASAPSIRWGILGAGNIAGSFASAVTAHTRAQLVAVGSRDRVRGERFATAHGIPTTHIGYEELVADDHVDAVYVATPHSEHKDQALLAIAAGKHLLVEKSFTRNAAEAREVFDAARAAGTFVMEAMWTRFLPHVAALRSVVASGMIGEIVNVSADHGQKFVHDPSSRLFDPALAGGALLDLGVYPVSFAHDLLGAPEAVTAVGALTDTGVDGQISMALSYGDRAQATLSTTLWARTPTVALVSGTEGYIEVAGSFYSPTSFTVRLNDGSRWTYDRPAAKGLQYEAAEVARCVAEGRTESERMTWQGTIDVLETMDEVRRQVGVVYPGE, encoded by the coding sequence ATGAGCAACGACGCCTCCCTGAACCAGTCCCTGCCGTCCCCGACCGTGCCTGACCCGGCCTCCGCGCCGTCGATCCGCTGGGGGATCCTCGGCGCCGGCAACATCGCGGGCTCGTTCGCGTCCGCCGTGACGGCGCACACGCGGGCGCAGCTCGTGGCGGTCGGTTCGCGCGACCGGGTCCGCGGTGAGCGGTTCGCGACGGCGCACGGCATCCCGACGACGCACATCGGGTACGAGGAGCTCGTCGCGGACGACCACGTGGACGCCGTCTATGTCGCGACCCCGCACTCGGAGCACAAGGACCAGGCGCTCCTCGCGATCGCGGCGGGCAAGCACCTCCTCGTCGAGAAGTCCTTCACGCGCAACGCGGCCGAGGCCCGTGAGGTGTTCGACGCCGCGCGCGCCGCGGGCACGTTCGTCATGGAGGCGATGTGGACGCGCTTCCTGCCGCACGTCGCAGCGCTGCGCTCGGTGGTCGCCTCGGGGATGATCGGCGAGATCGTCAACGTCTCGGCGGACCACGGTCAGAAGTTCGTGCACGACCCGTCGTCGCGCCTGTTCGACCCGGCGCTCGCGGGCGGCGCCCTGCTCGACCTGGGCGTGTACCCGGTGTCGTTCGCGCACGACCTGCTCGGTGCACCCGAGGCCGTGACGGCTGTCGGCGCGCTGACGGACACGGGTGTCGACGGTCAGATCTCGATGGCGCTGTCCTACGGCGACCGTGCGCAGGCGACGCTGTCGACGACGCTGTGGGCGCGCACGCCCACGGTCGCGCTCGTCTCGGGCACGGAGGGTTACATCGAGGTCGCGGGCAGCTTCTACTCGCCGACGTCGTTCACGGTCCGGCTCAACGACGGCTCGCGGTGGACGTACGACCGTCCTGCGGCGAAGGGCCTGCAGTACGAGGCGGCCGAGGTGGCACGTTGCGTCGCGGAGGGCCGCACGGAGTCCGAGCGCATGACCTGGCAGGGCACGATCGACGTGCTCGAGACGATGGACGAGGTCCGTCGTCAGGTGGGCGTGGTCTACCCGGGCGAGTGA